A single Bacillus sp. HMF5848 DNA region contains:
- a CDS encoding metal ABC transporter solute-binding protein, Zn/Mn family, whose amino-acid sequence MFKKWFLSIILVGFLVVSTACGNQATNLDSSEGNVLEVTVTIGQIADVVANVGGEHVKVNSLMGPGVDPHLYQASQGDISKLDKADIIFYNGLHLEGKMGEIFEKMREDKPTVAVAEAVPVDKLIAVESNEKAHDPHVWFDIDLWIYAIEEVRDALSELDSANADSYKANATAYIEKLKDLKTYSLDRVAEIPEESRILVTAHDAFGYFGRAYDFDVVGLQGLSTDAEYGLRDVQNLVNLLVDKNIKAVFIESSISENSIEAVVEGAKQKGHTVVIGGELFSDAMGEAGTVEGTYYGMYKHNIDTIVDSLK is encoded by the coding sequence ATGTTCAAAAAGTGGTTTTTGTCAATAATCTTAGTTGGATTCCTGGTAGTGTCCACAGCTTGTGGAAATCAAGCAACTAATTTAGATTCATCAGAAGGTAATGTACTTGAAGTTACAGTAACTATAGGACAAATAGCGGATGTTGTTGCAAATGTTGGTGGAGAACATGTGAAAGTAAATTCTTTGATGGGCCCTGGTGTAGATCCTCATTTATATCAAGCGTCACAAGGCGATATTTCAAAGCTTGATAAAGCAGATATTATTTTTTATAACGGTTTACATTTAGAGGGCAAAATGGGTGAAATTTTCGAGAAGATGCGGGAAGATAAACCAACAGTTGCTGTAGCAGAGGCAGTGCCAGTTGATAAATTGATAGCGGTAGAATCGAATGAAAAAGCCCATGACCCACACGTATGGTTTGATATAGATCTATGGATATATGCAATCGAGGAAGTACGTGATGCTCTTAGTGAGTTAGATAGTGCTAATGCAGATAGCTACAAAGCGAATGCAACAGCTTATATAGAAAAGTTAAAAGATTTAAAAACATATTCGTTAGATAGAGTGGCAGAAATACCAGAGGAAAGTCGTATTTTAGTAACAGCACATGACGCTTTCGGTTATTTTGGTAGAGCGTATGACTTTGACGTAGTAGGACTACAAGGTTTAAGTACAGATGCCGAATACGGCTTAAGAGATGTTCAAAATTTGGTGAACCTACTCGTTGATAAGAACATAAAGGCAGTCTTCATTGAAAGTAGCATTTCAGAAAATTCTATTGAGGCTGTAGTGGAAGGAGCCAAACAAAAGGGTCATACTGTCGTAATTGGTGGAGAGTTATTCTCTGATGCAATGGGTGAAGCTGGTACAGTGGAAGGAACCTACTACGGCATGTATAAGCATAACATCGACACGATTGTTGACTCATTAAAATAA
- a CDS encoding rhodanese-like domain-containing protein: MKHIIAFISVLLLLSACSTQSTYEDVSVEKAQEMIANNVTVIDVRTEEEYAAGHIPNALLMPLHELENRLGELNKGTEYVIVCRSGNRSAQASKILVDNGFTSIFNMLGGMNQWTGEVVTE, from the coding sequence ATGAAACATATTATTGCATTTATAAGTGTATTATTACTTTTGTCTGCTTGTTCAACACAATCCACATACGAGGATGTTTCTGTAGAAAAGGCTCAAGAAATGATTGCCAATAATGTTACTGTTATTGATGTAAGAACAGAAGAAGAATATGCTGCAGGACATATTCCTAACGCTCTTCTCATGCCACTTCACGAGTTGGAGAATCGCTTAGGTGAATTAAATAAAGGTACAGAATATGTGATTGTTTGTAGAAGTGGCAACAGATCAGCACAGGCAAGTAAAATTCTTGTTGATAATGGCTTTACATCCATATTTAATATGCTAGGCGGTATGAATCAGTGGACGGGTGAAGTTGTAACTGAATAA